A section of the Streptomyces sp. NBC_01591 genome encodes:
- a CDS encoding S8 family serine peptidase, with protein MLMTSESPSSIPGARRAARVAAAAGLVAALAATGAAPVFAADAPAPAPVKSAAKGATADKLGTNDEQLLAKAKAKGQKNVTMMVATTPGATEQVAKQLDAVKGSVLGRAYDKLGYVRATVPTASADATIKAASKLSSVHGIDLKQEIKLDDPTPAADRAAGAKAGIRATGSYPAPGKKTPAKNPYNPSFETGAVDFVQQHPKADGRGVTIGVLDSGVDVGHPALQKTTTGARKIVDWVTATDPVSDDDGTWLQMTDAVSGPVFTYEGRTYKAPAGEYKIKLFAEAATKGGDMAGDLNRDGDTTDVWAVLYDPVTGTTRVDLNNNADFSDDAVMKPYKEKHQVSYFGKDDPRTDVVERIPFVVETRKDVVHNDAGDTSDFVSIGVIESEHGTHVAGITAANGLFGGKMNGAAPGAKIVSSRACTWSGGCTNIALTEGMIDLVVNRGVDVVNMSIGGLPPLNDGNNARAELYKRLIDIYGVQLVISAGNEGPGVNTIGDPGLADHVISVGASISKETWAANYGSNVTKKYDMLPFSSRGPREDGGFAPILTAPGAAINTTQTWLPGGPVKEAGYSLPAGYSMLQGTSMSSPQAAGATALLLSAAKQKHIELPPADLRTALTSTATHIKGVPAHAQGSGLINIVGAWKQIEKQGAPAHEYSVKAPVDTAIDFALKTPGFGTGLYDREGGLKAGQKKSYDVTITRTTGPDKAVKHKLSWKNNDGTFKLAGSSTVSLPLGKPVTVKVQAKPGSAGVHSAILRVDDRKTVGVDQQVLTTVVVSSKLVKPAYAFKTSGSVQRNGTTSYFVTVPEGAKTLEVAMGALRSGSQTRFISIHPYGVQSEDSSTIFCYPNYENPANTCRPDVRSYKDPQPGVWEIEVEARRTSPLLDNPYKLDVSLLGATFDPAVQTIAEAKIGTPAAVNWKVTNNAGALEGALKGGSLGSAKVAKPSIKTGDQQEYTVTIGEGVEKLDVAIGGTSDANADLDLYVYRGDSEVGKSTTAGSEEAVSLADPAAGTYTVVIDGYDVPAGTTTYDYRDVYYAPSLGTIKVDESKAVNLANGASAQIGAEVAVAGTAPEGRQFFGEVHLVNGHGTPAGTGSVVIEKVTP; from the coding sequence ATGCTGATGACCTCCGAGTCCCCCAGTTCCATACCCGGGGCGAGACGCGCGGCCCGAGTCGCGGCCGCTGCCGGTCTGGTGGCCGCGCTGGCCGCCACCGGTGCCGCCCCCGTCTTCGCCGCCGACGCCCCTGCCCCCGCTCCCGTGAAATCGGCCGCCAAGGGCGCCACGGCCGACAAGCTCGGCACGAACGACGAGCAGCTGCTGGCCAAGGCGAAGGCCAAGGGCCAGAAGAACGTCACGATGATGGTCGCCACCACTCCCGGTGCGACCGAGCAGGTCGCCAAGCAGCTGGACGCCGTCAAGGGGTCCGTGCTGGGACGTGCGTACGACAAGCTCGGCTACGTACGGGCCACCGTGCCCACCGCGTCCGCCGACGCGACCATCAAGGCGGCCTCCAAGCTGTCGTCCGTCCACGGCATCGATCTCAAGCAGGAGATCAAGCTGGACGACCCGACCCCCGCCGCCGACCGTGCGGCCGGTGCCAAGGCCGGCATCAGGGCGACCGGTTCCTACCCGGCGCCCGGCAAGAAGACCCCGGCGAAGAACCCGTACAACCCGTCCTTCGAGACGGGCGCGGTCGACTTCGTCCAGCAGCACCCGAAGGCCGACGGCCGCGGGGTGACCATCGGCGTCCTCGACTCGGGTGTCGACGTCGGCCACCCGGCGCTGCAGAAGACCACCACCGGCGCCCGCAAGATCGTCGACTGGGTCACCGCGACCGACCCGGTCAGCGACGACGACGGCACCTGGCTGCAGATGACGGACGCCGTGTCCGGCCCGGTGTTCACGTACGAGGGCCGTACGTACAAGGCGCCCGCGGGCGAGTACAAGATCAAGCTGTTCGCCGAGGCCGCCACCAAGGGCGGCGACATGGCGGGCGACCTGAACCGCGACGGCGACACCACCGATGTCTGGGCCGTGCTCTACGACCCGGTCACCGGCACCACCCGCGTCGACCTGAACAACAACGCGGACTTCTCCGACGACGCCGTCATGAAGCCGTACAAGGAGAAGCACCAGGTCTCCTACTTCGGCAAGGACGACCCGCGGACCGATGTCGTCGAGCGGATCCCGTTCGTCGTCGAGACCCGCAAGGACGTCGTCCACAACGACGCCGGTGACACTTCCGACTTCGTCAGCATCGGCGTCATCGAGAGCGAGCACGGCACCCACGTCGCGGGCATCACCGCCGCGAACGGCCTGTTCGGCGGCAAGATGAACGGTGCCGCACCGGGCGCGAAGATCGTCTCCTCGCGTGCCTGCACCTGGTCCGGCGGCTGCACCAACATCGCGCTCACCGAGGGCATGATCGACCTCGTCGTGAACCGCGGTGTCGATGTCGTCAACATGTCGATCGGTGGCCTGCCGCCGCTCAACGACGGCAACAACGCCCGCGCCGAGCTCTACAAGCGGCTCATCGACATCTACGGCGTCCAGCTGGTCATCTCGGCCGGCAACGAGGGCCCGGGTGTCAACACCATCGGTGACCCCGGTCTCGCCGACCACGTCATCTCCGTCGGCGCGTCGATCTCCAAGGAGACCTGGGCCGCCAACTACGGCTCGAACGTCACCAAGAAGTACGACATGCTGCCCTTCTCCTCGCGCGGTCCGCGTGAGGACGGCGGCTTCGCGCCGATCCTGACGGCCCCGGGTGCGGCCATCAACACCACCCAGACCTGGCTGCCCGGCGGCCCGGTCAAGGAGGCGGGCTACTCGCTTCCTGCGGGCTACTCCATGCTGCAGGGCACCTCGATGTCCTCGCCGCAGGCCGCCGGTGCGACCGCGCTGCTGCTGTCCGCCGCGAAGCAGAAGCACATCGAGCTGCCCCCGGCCGATCTGCGCACCGCGCTGACCAGCACCGCCACCCACATCAAGGGTGTGCCCGCGCACGCCCAGGGCTCCGGTCTGATCAACATCGTCGGTGCCTGGAAGCAGATCGAGAAGCAGGGTGCCCCGGCGCACGAGTACTCGGTGAAGGCCCCGGTCGACACCGCGATCGACTTCGCGCTGAAGACCCCCGGCTTCGGTACCGGCCTGTACGACCGCGAGGGTGGCCTGAAGGCCGGCCAGAAGAAGTCGTACGACGTCACGATCACCCGCACCACGGGTCCGGACAAGGCCGTCAAGCACAAGCTGTCGTGGAAGAACAACGACGGCACCTTCAAGCTGGCCGGTTCGAGCACGGTCTCCCTGCCGCTGGGCAAGCCCGTCACCGTCAAGGTGCAGGCGAAGCCGGGCAGCGCGGGCGTGCACAGCGCGATCCTGCGGGTCGACGACCGCAAGACCGTCGGTGTGGACCAGCAGGTCCTCACCACGGTGGTCGTCTCCTCGAAGCTCGTGAAGCCCGCCTACGCGTTCAAGACGTCCGGCTCGGTTCAGCGCAACGGCACCACGTCGTACTTCGTGACCGTGCCGGAGGGCGCCAAGACCCTTGAGGTCGCCATGGGCGCGCTGCGCTCGGGCAGCCAGACCCGCTTCATCTCCATCCACCCGTACGGGGTGCAGTCGGAGGACAGCTCCACGATCTTCTGCTACCCGAACTACGAGAACCCGGCCAACACCTGCCGTCCGGACGTGCGCTCGTACAAGGACCCGCAGCCGGGCGTCTGGGAGATCGAGGTCGAGGCACGGCGTACGTCGCCGCTGCTGGACAACCCGTACAAGCTGGATGTCTCGCTGCTCGGTGCCACCTTCGACCCGGCGGTGCAGACCATCGCCGAGGCGAAGATCGGCACCCCGGCCGCGGTGAACTGGAAGGTCACCAACAACGCGGGTGCCCTGGAGGGCGCGCTCAAGGGCGGCTCGCTGGGCTCGGCCAAGGTCGCGAAGCCGTCGATCAAGACGGGCGACCAGCAGGAGTACACGGTCACCATCGGTGAGGGCGTCGAGAAGCTGGACGTCGCCATCGGCGGCACCTCGGACGCCAACGCGGACCTGGACCTGTACGTCTACCGGGGCGACAGCGAGGTCGGCAAGTCCACCACGGCGGGCTCCGAGGAGGCGGTCAGCCTGGCGGACCCCGCCGCCGGTACGTACACCGTCGTGATCGACGGCTACGACGTCCCGGCCGGCACCACCACGTACGACTACCGCGACGTGTACTACGCACCGTCGCTCGGCACGATCAAGGTCGACGAGTCGAAGGCCGTGAACCTGGCCAACGGCGCCTCGGCGCAGATCGGTGCCGAGGTCGCGGTCGCCGGGACGGCCCCCGAGGGCCGGCAGTTCTTCGGCGAGGTCCACCTGGTGAACGGCCACGGGACCCCCGCGGGCACCGGCAGCGTCGTGATCGAGAAGGTCACGCCGTAA
- a CDS encoding aspartate-semialdehyde dehydrogenase: protein MKVGIVGATGQVGTVMRRILAERKFPADELRLFASARSAGSTIEWQGREITVEDASTADYTGLDIVLFSAGGATSKALAEKVAAQGAVVIDNSSAWRKDPEVPLVVSEVNAHAIANRPKGIIANPNCTTMAAMPVLRPLHDEAGLQTLTVATYQAVSGSGLAGVAELHGQAAKVVADADKLTHDGEAVEFPEPGVYKRPIAFNVLPLAGSIVDDGSFETDEEQKLRNESRKILEIPELKVSGTCVRVPVFSGHSLQVNARFARPISVARAYELLKDAPGVEISEIPTPLQAAGKDASFVGRIRVDETVENGLALFVSNDNLRKGAALNAVQIAELVAAELNG, encoded by the coding sequence GTGAAGGTCGGAATCGTCGGCGCCACCGGTCAGGTCGGCACAGTCATGCGCAGGATCCTGGCCGAGCGCAAGTTCCCGGCCGACGAACTGAGGCTGTTCGCCTCCGCGCGCTCCGCGGGCTCGACGATCGAGTGGCAGGGCCGCGAGATCACCGTCGAGGACGCCTCGACGGCCGACTACACCGGGCTGGACATCGTGCTGTTCTCGGCCGGTGGCGCGACGTCGAAGGCGCTCGCCGAGAAGGTCGCCGCGCAGGGTGCCGTCGTGATCGACAACTCCTCCGCCTGGCGCAAGGACCCCGAGGTCCCGCTCGTCGTCTCCGAGGTCAACGCGCACGCGATCGCGAACCGGCCCAAGGGCATCATCGCCAACCCGAACTGCACCACGATGGCCGCCATGCCCGTGCTGCGCCCGCTGCACGACGAGGCCGGTCTCCAGACGCTGACCGTCGCCACCTACCAGGCGGTGTCCGGCTCCGGTCTGGCCGGCGTCGCCGAGTTGCACGGCCAGGCGGCCAAGGTCGTCGCCGACGCCGACAAGCTCACCCACGACGGCGAGGCCGTCGAGTTCCCCGAGCCGGGCGTCTACAAGCGCCCGATCGCCTTCAACGTGCTGCCGCTGGCCGGCTCGATCGTGGACGACGGCTCCTTCGAGACCGACGAGGAGCAGAAGCTCCGCAACGAGTCCCGCAAGATCCTGGAGATCCCGGAGCTGAAGGTGTCCGGCACCTGCGTCCGCGTCCCGGTCTTCTCCGGTCACTCGCTCCAGGTCAACGCCCGTTTCGCCCGCCCGATCAGCGTGGCGCGCGCGTACGAGCTGCTGAAGGACGCGCCGGGCGTCGAGATCTCCGAGATCCCCACCCCGCTGCAGGCGGCCGGCAAGGACGCCTCGTTCGTCGGCCGGATCCGGGTCGACGAGACCGTGGAGAACGGCCTCGCGCTCTTCGTCTCCAACGACAACCTGCGCAAGGGCGCGGCACTGAACGCGGTGCAGATCGCGGAGCTGGTCGCGGCGGAGCTGAACGGCTGA